In Mycolicibacterium aromaticivorans JS19b1 = JCM 16368, the following proteins share a genomic window:
- a CDS encoding IS256 family transposase yields MTTLDDVAKKKAAEQSEGQKAAVELVRLAQEQGLSLTGPDGLLKQLTKTVLETALNEEMTEHLGYEKHDPPETGSGNIRNGTRTKTVLTDTTGPVELDVPRDRASTFEPQIVKKRQRRLNGVDEVVLSLYAKGLTTGEISAHFAEIYGASVSKETISRITDKVLEEMNDWSVRPLDETYAAIFIDAIVVKVRDGQVANRPFYAAIGVTLAGERDILGLWAGTGGEGAKFWMSVLTDLRNRGIKDTFFVVCDGLKGLPEVVGNVWPQAIVQTCIIHLLRNTFRLTSRKYWDEIKGDVKPIYTAVNATAARAAFDELAEKWGQRYPAVIRLWDNAWAEFIPFLDYDVEIRRVICSTNAIESLNARYRRAIKARGHFPSEQAALKCLYLVTRSLDPTGVGRARWTMRWKPALNAFAITFADRFPAAETY; encoded by the coding sequence ATGACGACACTGGACGATGTGGCGAAGAAGAAGGCGGCTGAGCAGTCCGAAGGCCAGAAGGCTGCGGTCGAACTGGTCCGATTGGCCCAGGAGCAGGGCTTGTCGCTGACCGGGCCCGACGGGCTGCTCAAGCAGTTGACCAAGACGGTCCTCGAGACCGCGCTCAATGAGGAGATGACCGAGCACCTCGGCTATGAGAAACACGACCCGCCCGAGACGGGGTCGGGCAACATCCGCAACGGCACCCGCACCAAGACGGTGCTGACCGACACCACCGGCCCGGTCGAACTTGACGTGCCGCGCGATCGGGCATCGACCTTCGAGCCTCAGATCGTCAAGAAACGCCAACGTCGCCTGAACGGCGTGGACGAGGTCGTGCTGTCGCTGTACGCGAAGGGCTTGACCACCGGTGAGATCTCGGCGCACTTCGCCGAGATCTACGGGGCGTCGGTATCCAAAGAGACGATCAGCCGCATCACCGACAAGGTGCTTGAGGAGATGAACGACTGGTCGGTGCGACCGCTGGATGAAACCTACGCCGCGATCTTCATCGACGCGATCGTGGTCAAGGTCCGCGACGGCCAAGTCGCCAACCGGCCGTTCTACGCTGCCATCGGGGTCACCCTGGCCGGGGAACGCGACATCCTCGGCTTGTGGGCCGGCACCGGCGGGGAGGGCGCCAAGTTCTGGATGAGCGTGCTCACCGACCTACGCAACCGCGGCATCAAGGACACCTTCTTCGTCGTCTGCGACGGGCTCAAGGGACTGCCCGAGGTGGTGGGCAATGTGTGGCCGCAGGCGATCGTGCAGACGTGCATCATTCATCTGCTGCGCAACACTTTTCGGCTCACGTCCCGCAAGTACTGGGACGAGATCAAGGGCGACGTCAAGCCGATCTACACTGCGGTCAACGCGACCGCGGCTCGGGCGGCGTTCGACGAGCTGGCCGAGAAATGGGGGCAGCGCTACCCGGCAGTGATCCGGCTCTGGGACAACGCCTGGGCGGAGTTCATTCCGTTCCTGGACTACGACGTGGAGATCCGGCGAGTGATCTGCTCGACGAACGCGATCGAGTCGCTCAACGCCCGCTACCGCCGCGCGATCAAGGCCCGCGGACACTTCCCCTCCGAGCAGGCGGCGCTCAAGTGCCTGTATCTGGTGACCCGATCACTGGACCCGACCGGTGTCGGCAGGGCACGATGGACGATGCGGTGGAAACCTGCCCTCAATGCGTTCGCGATCACCTTCGCCGACCGATTCCCGGCAGCCGAAACCTACTGA
- a CDS encoding aldehyde dehydrogenase family protein: MINANLIIDGREETSDRTIDVVSPADIRVLLGSVPDAAPGQVDEAVAAAAMAFPEWSSRPLEERQGALLAAAGTIHDMIEEYAPILSRENGKILEESHVDLEFASGICGYTAGISAEILADQQIRDTGGTTLIRRRPIGPVAAITPWNFPVVLAFMKLAPALVAGNTVVLKPAANSPLVLAEVVRALQQHFPPGVLNMVTGGDAVGEALVAHPRIRKIGFTGGIDTGRKVMAAAARDIKRVTLELGGNDPAILLDDVDLSPETMRQIVKGAFGTTGQVCFGLKRIYVPTRIHDRFVEAFSAAVDEIVVGPGDDPRVTMGPLNNAQQKNLVEKIVDDARSSGATVTTLGQRLDSAAWDHGHFMMPSVVTAADPRLAIVEEEQFGPVVPVLKYDELDDVIRLVNQSQYGLAASIWTSDEERAFLLGRRFDTGSVFINSHTFTSLDPRAPFGGAKASGLGREFSPASLDSYTELQTISRRIGPPGPPLS; the protein is encoded by the coding sequence ATGATCAACGCAAACCTCATCATCGACGGACGTGAGGAAACGTCCGACCGGACGATCGACGTCGTCAGCCCGGCTGATATCCGGGTACTGCTCGGTTCGGTCCCAGACGCCGCACCCGGGCAGGTCGACGAAGCGGTCGCAGCGGCTGCAATGGCGTTCCCAGAATGGTCATCGCGGCCCCTGGAAGAACGCCAGGGAGCACTACTTGCCGCTGCAGGCACGATCCACGACATGATCGAGGAATATGCGCCGATCCTGAGCCGGGAGAACGGAAAGATCCTCGAAGAGTCGCACGTCGACCTCGAATTCGCGTCGGGCATTTGCGGCTACACCGCAGGCATTTCGGCTGAAATCCTTGCAGACCAACAGATTCGCGACACCGGGGGCACGACCCTCATCCGCCGCCGCCCAATCGGGCCGGTGGCCGCCATCACGCCGTGGAACTTCCCGGTGGTCCTGGCATTCATGAAGCTGGCGCCCGCGCTCGTCGCCGGCAACACAGTCGTCTTGAAGCCGGCGGCAAACTCCCCGTTGGTTCTCGCCGAAGTCGTCCGAGCCCTCCAACAGCACTTCCCTCCGGGCGTGCTCAACATGGTCACCGGAGGCGACGCGGTCGGAGAAGCACTCGTCGCTCACCCGAGAATTCGCAAGATTGGTTTCACCGGCGGCATCGATACCGGGCGCAAAGTTATGGCCGCGGCCGCGCGCGACATCAAGCGGGTGACGCTCGAGCTGGGCGGAAACGACCCCGCGATCCTCCTCGACGACGTCGACCTCTCGCCCGAGACTATGCGGCAGATCGTAAAAGGCGCGTTCGGGACCACCGGCCAGGTGTGCTTCGGTCTGAAACGTATCTACGTGCCGACCCGCATCCACGACCGCTTCGTGGAAGCGTTCTCAGCCGCCGTGGATGAAATCGTCGTCGGGCCCGGCGACGACCCCCGAGTCACCATGGGGCCGCTGAACAACGCTCAGCAGAAGAACCTCGTCGAGAAGATCGTGGACGACGCGCGCTCGAGCGGCGCGACCGTCACCACCCTCGGCCAGCGGCTCGATTCGGCGGCCTGGGACCACGGCCACTTCATGATGCCCAGCGTGGTCACTGCGGCTGATCCCCGCCTCGCAATCGTCGAAGAGGAACAGTTCGGCCCGGTAGTGCCCGTGCTGAAATACGACGAACTCGACGACGTGATCCGGCTCGTGAATCAATCGCAATACGGGCTTGCCGCCTCGATCTGGACGTCAGATGAAGAGCGGGCGTTCCTGCTCGGCCGTCGGTTCGACACCGGCTCCGTCTTCATCAACAGCCACACCTTCACCTCCCTCGACCCCCGCGCACCCTTCGGCGGGGCGAAAGCGAGCGGCTTGGGACGCGAATTCTCTCCAGCCAGCCTGGATTCCTACACCGAATTACAAACAATCAGCCGTCGCATCGGGCCGCCAGGCCCTCCGCTGTCCTGA
- a CDS encoding FAD-binding protein — protein MGDLDVSVQECDVLVVGGGIGGVRAALRAAELGSSVILVEKAVVSRAGPMTYVHSQYAPDHRVQGEEMTEWAREFVVGSNYLADQDWVQQYIAEAYDRVNEQIEWGVPYSTHEDGSLKYVTVRGHNLGTTLGVDGRVCMEILKERMKAAGVRLFERVDVIDLLTTDGCRPTAGAVCGAVGVNVVTGQCHVFTAGSVILNTGPWYPKLHYAFADHCSGEGHVAAWRVGAEFAGMEFGQFAAWSYFNRSFFTPGQAKIQGIGGKFCNAAGEYFMDRYDPIWGDKGGLFTIARAIMTEMVEGRGPCYLDLRHVPQADLEVLYEVSPTVRRAFTEFEVDPSTDLLEVTPFIVLGTSSTSGPTIDLDGATTVPGLYAAGYGTACPHLMSGISGSGISSFSAVAGYRAGTAAAARGGHAVARSVWENQAQESFAEYFAPMRRLRQVRPVDVWKAIGEATANPAFALFKSEARIDSALAELYRIRDRVLRYVFAPDYQELKKAHEVRAYLTLAIITCEAMKRRTESRGELFRIDYPYADNDEWLKWLLVRRGSGGEFDLQFSERDLPIQSWPVQAPPGRHPSPYTVPQGYREEAAVQ, from the coding sequence ATGGGTGACCTGGATGTGTCGGTCCAAGAATGCGACGTCTTGGTAGTGGGTGGGGGAATTGGCGGAGTGCGGGCAGCACTACGGGCCGCGGAGTTGGGGTCGTCGGTGATTCTGGTGGAGAAAGCGGTGGTGTCTCGGGCAGGGCCGATGACGTATGTCCACAGCCAATACGCCCCTGATCACCGGGTGCAGGGTGAGGAGATGACGGAGTGGGCGCGCGAGTTCGTGGTGGGCAGCAATTATTTGGCCGATCAGGATTGGGTGCAGCAGTACATAGCCGAGGCCTATGACAGGGTTAACGAGCAGATCGAGTGGGGTGTGCCCTATTCCACTCATGAGGATGGGTCGCTGAAGTATGTGACGGTCCGCGGCCACAACCTTGGCACGACGCTGGGTGTGGATGGTCGCGTGTGTATGGAGATCCTCAAGGAGAGGATGAAAGCGGCGGGGGTGCGACTGTTCGAGCGGGTCGATGTGATTGATCTGCTGACCACCGACGGGTGTCGGCCCACCGCTGGTGCGGTGTGTGGTGCGGTGGGGGTAAATGTTGTCACTGGCCAGTGTCATGTCTTCACGGCGGGCAGCGTCATCCTCAACACCGGCCCTTGGTACCCCAAGCTGCATTACGCGTTCGCCGACCATTGCAGCGGGGAAGGTCATGTGGCGGCCTGGCGAGTGGGTGCTGAGTTCGCCGGCATGGAATTCGGCCAGTTCGCTGCCTGGAGTTACTTCAATCGGTCATTCTTCACACCGGGTCAAGCCAAGATTCAGGGGATCGGTGGCAAGTTCTGCAACGCGGCGGGCGAGTACTTCATGGACCGCTATGACCCGATCTGGGGCGATAAGGGCGGGTTGTTCACCATCGCGCGCGCGATCATGACCGAGATGGTCGAGGGCCGAGGGCCGTGCTATCTCGACTTGCGTCACGTACCACAGGCGGATCTAGAGGTGCTGTATGAAGTGTCTCCGACGGTGCGGCGCGCCTTTACCGAGTTTGAGGTCGATCCCTCCACTGACCTGCTGGAGGTGACCCCGTTCATCGTGCTCGGCACGAGCAGCACCAGCGGTCCCACGATCGACCTGGACGGAGCCACCACAGTGCCCGGCCTGTACGCGGCCGGGTATGGCACGGCGTGTCCGCATTTGATGTCGGGAATTTCTGGCAGCGGGATCTCGAGCTTCTCGGCTGTTGCGGGGTACCGGGCGGGCACTGCGGCGGCGGCGCGCGGCGGTCACGCGGTAGCGCGCAGTGTGTGGGAGAACCAGGCACAGGAGAGCTTCGCGGAGTATTTCGCGCCGATGCGTCGGCTGCGGCAGGTCCGGCCGGTGGATGTGTGGAAAGCCATCGGCGAGGCGACGGCCAATCCGGCATTCGCATTGTTTAAGTCGGAGGCACGGATCGATTCAGCGCTCGCTGAGCTGTACCGGATCCGGGATCGGGTACTGCGTTACGTTTTCGCGCCGGACTATCAAGAACTTAAGAAGGCGCATGAGGTGCGCGCATACCTGACGTTGGCGATCATCACCTGTGAGGCGATGAAGCGGCGCACCGAAAGTCGCGGGGAGCTGTTTCGTATCGACTACCCCTACGCCGACAACGATGAGTGGCTGAAGTGGCTGCTCGTGCGCCGGGGCAGCGGCGGTGAATTCGATCTGCAGTTCAGCGAACGCGACCTGCCGATCCAGTCGTGGCCGGTGCAGGCCCCGCCCGGCCGCCATCCAAGTCCATATACCGTGCCGCAAGGCTACCGTGAGGAGGCGGCGGTTCAGTGA
- a CDS encoding aromatic-ring-hydroxylating dioxygenase subunit beta, with protein sequence MNAVAVDRDTREAVEAFMFREAELLDGGQFREWLGLLDPDIRYVVPVRTTREDSAGWVGAIAHWNDDYTGLEMRVLRGETDFSWAESPRSRTRHFVSNIRTTAGPEADELTVRSNLLFFRSRGDSGRWELLSAERVDVLRRTDDSLRLARREVLLDHSTLPIDNLSVVL encoded by the coding sequence ATGAACGCGGTCGCGGTCGATCGGGATACCCGTGAGGCTGTCGAGGCGTTCATGTTCCGGGAGGCGGAGCTACTCGATGGGGGGCAGTTCCGAGAATGGTTGGGTCTGCTCGACCCTGACATCCGGTATGTGGTTCCGGTGCGCACCACCCGTGAGGATTCCGCGGGTTGGGTGGGCGCGATCGCGCACTGGAACGACGACTACACGGGTTTGGAGATGCGGGTCCTCCGGGGCGAGACGGACTTCTCGTGGGCGGAGTCACCTCGGTCGCGGACCCGGCACTTCGTGTCCAACATCCGCACGACTGCCGGACCGGAGGCTGATGAGTTGACCGTGCGCTCAAATCTCTTGTTCTTCCGCAGCCGCGGAGACAGCGGCCGGTGGGAGTTGCTCTCGGCCGAACGCGTCGACGTGTTGCGCCGCACCGACGATTCGCTGCGGCTCGCTCGGCGCGAGGTGTTACTCGATCACTCGACGTTGCCTATCGACAACCTGTCGGTAGTCCTGTAG
- a CDS encoding 4Fe-4S dicluster domain-containing protein, giving the protein MIESIDETTCDGCNVCIDSCPTGVIRLVEGDEPWATTKWRAKIIYPNDCHSCRLCAIDCHVDAIVVSHALVIPDPFLPGVEPLDGSRDAPPDEKKT; this is encoded by the coding sequence GTGATCGAAAGCATCGACGAAACAACGTGCGACGGGTGCAACGTCTGCATCGACAGCTGCCCAACCGGGGTGATCCGGCTGGTGGAGGGCGACGAACCGTGGGCCACGACCAAGTGGCGAGCCAAGATCATCTACCCCAACGACTGTCATTCCTGTCGGTTGTGCGCAATCGATTGCCACGTGGACGCGATCGTTGTCAGCCACGCACTGGTGATCCCCGACCCCTTCCTCCCGGGCGTAGAGCCCCTCGACGGCAGCCGCGACGCTCCGCCCGACGAAAAGAAAACTTGA
- a CDS encoding Rieske 2Fe-2S domain-containing protein, protein MTTETTETTGTADATDPYLRRALRDVADGLKVGRLPARVVSDPALHTIEMERIFGRAWVFLGHESELAKSGDFVVRHIGADSVIVCRDNSGRIQALSNSCRHRGALVCRAEMGNTAHFQCPYHGWVYSNTGELVGVPAMTEAYPGGFDKSQWGLRHIPHVDSYAGFIFGSVDPKAPSLTDYLGDTTFYLDLIAKKTAGGLEVIGAPHRWVMSANWKTAADNFVGDSYHTLFAHRSMVELGMAPGDPNFASAPAEISLQNGHGVGVLGFPPTLADFPEYEGYPDEVVDQMATSYPSPVHKDLMRRSSFIHGTVFPNLSFINVTLAQDHMSPPTPFITFRVWHPLSHDRMEILSWFLVERDAPEWLRDASQASYVNNFGPGGVFEQDDAEAWKAITESVQGPFAGEGLLNYEMGMDLTPLTDWPGPGEALPSGYAEQNQRRFWGRWLEYMGQPPAFGGRA, encoded by the coding sequence ATGACCACCGAAACAACCGAAACCACCGGCACAGCTGACGCGACCGATCCCTACCTGCGGCGCGCGCTGCGCGACGTAGCGGACGGGCTCAAGGTCGGGCGCTTACCGGCCCGCGTCGTCAGCGATCCCGCGCTACACACGATCGAGATGGAGCGGATCTTCGGGCGCGCCTGGGTGTTTCTCGGACACGAGTCGGAGTTGGCCAAGTCCGGCGACTTCGTCGTGCGGCACATCGGGGCCGATTCGGTGATCGTTTGCCGGGACAACTCCGGCCGCATCCAGGCGCTGTCCAATTCTTGTCGCCACCGTGGTGCGCTCGTGTGCCGCGCTGAGATGGGAAACACCGCGCACTTCCAATGCCCGTACCACGGCTGGGTGTACAGCAACACCGGAGAGCTCGTCGGCGTGCCGGCGATGACGGAGGCCTATCCCGGCGGCTTCGACAAGTCGCAGTGGGGATTACGTCACATCCCCCATGTCGACTCGTACGCCGGATTCATCTTCGGCAGCGTCGATCCGAAGGCGCCGAGCCTGACCGACTACCTCGGCGACACGACGTTCTACCTCGACCTCATTGCGAAGAAGACAGCGGGCGGTCTGGAGGTGATAGGGGCACCGCATCGATGGGTGATGTCAGCGAACTGGAAGACAGCCGCCGACAATTTTGTCGGCGACTCCTACCACACCCTCTTTGCTCACCGCTCGATGGTCGAGCTAGGCATGGCGCCCGGTGACCCAAACTTCGCGAGCGCACCAGCGGAAATCTCGCTGCAGAACGGCCACGGCGTCGGCGTACTCGGCTTTCCGCCCACGCTCGCCGATTTTCCCGAGTACGAGGGATACCCCGACGAAGTCGTCGACCAGATGGCGACGTCCTACCCGTCGCCGGTACACAAGGACCTGATGCGACGCTCATCCTTTATTCACGGCACCGTGTTCCCGAATTTGTCGTTCATCAACGTGACCCTCGCGCAGGACCACATGTCGCCCCCTACCCCCTTCATCACGTTCCGGGTATGGCATCCGCTCTCCCATGATCGGATGGAGATCCTCTCCTGGTTCCTGGTCGAACGCGATGCTCCGGAATGGTTGCGCGATGCGTCCCAGGCGTCCTACGTCAACAACTTCGGCCCAGGTGGGGTTTTCGAACAGGACGACGCCGAGGCATGGAAGGCCATCACCGAATCTGTCCAGGGCCCGTTCGCCGGTGAAGGCCTGCTGAACTACGAAATGGGCATGGACTTGACTCCGCTCACCGACTGGCCAGGGCCGGGAGAGGCCCTCCCGAGCGGGTACGCCGAGCAGAATCAGCGGCGGTTTTGGGGGAGATGGCTGGAATACATGGGTCAGCCTCCCGCATTCGGCGGGCGTGCTTGA
- a CDS encoding IS256 family transposase, translating into MLTVVHDAIEANESTGGAGRSLLDEIVRDGARQMLAAALKAEVAAYVAQFADQLDEKGHRLVVRNGYHQAREVLTAAGAVEVKAPRVNDKRVDPDTGERKRFSSAILPAWARKSPQMSEVLPLLYLHGLSTSDFTPALEQFLGSGAGLSATTITRLTSQWQDEARAFAARDLSGTDYVYLWVDGIHLKVRLDQEKLCLLVMLGVRADGRKELVAITDGYRESTESWADLLRDCKRRGMTAPVLAVGDGALGFWKAVREVFPATKEQRCWFHKQANVLAALPKSAHASALSALKEIYNAEDIDKAQFAVKAFTVDFGAKYPKAVAKITDDLDTLLEFYHYPAEHWIHLRTTNPIESTFATVRLRTKVTKGPGSRAAGLAMAYKLIDAAAARWRAVNAPHLVALVRAGAVFHKGKLLERPTEITPPTPPSDGDQQAGTEVA; encoded by the coding sequence ATGCTCACCGTAGTTCACGATGCCATCGAGGCCAACGAAAGCACTGGCGGTGCTGGTCGGTCGTTGTTGGACGAGATCGTCCGCGACGGCGCCCGTCAGATGCTGGCCGCCGCGTTGAAGGCTGAGGTCGCCGCCTACGTGGCCCAGTTCGCCGATCAGCTCGATGAGAAGGGGCATCGGCTGGTGGTCCGCAACGGCTATCACCAGGCCCGCGAGGTGCTGACGGCAGCCGGGGCAGTTGAGGTGAAAGCACCGCGAGTCAACGACAAACGCGTCGACCCCGACACCGGTGAACGGAAACGGTTCTCCTCGGCGATCCTGCCGGCCTGGGCACGCAAGTCACCGCAGATGAGCGAAGTGCTGCCGCTGCTGTACCTGCACGGGCTGTCCACCAGCGACTTCACCCCCGCTCTGGAGCAGTTCCTGGGCTCGGGTGCCGGGCTCTCGGCCACCACGATCACCCGGCTGACCAGCCAGTGGCAGGACGAGGCCCGCGCGTTTGCCGCCCGGGACCTGTCGGGCACCGACTACGTCTACCTGTGGGTCGACGGCATCCACCTCAAGGTCCGCCTGGACCAGGAAAAGCTGTGTCTGCTGGTGATGCTCGGCGTGCGCGCGGACGGCCGCAAAGAGCTCGTGGCGATCACCGACGGCTACCGGGAATCGACCGAGTCGTGGGCTGATCTGCTGCGCGACTGTAAACGACGCGGCATGACCGCACCCGTGCTCGCCGTCGGCGATGGCGCACTCGGCTTCTGGAAAGCGGTACGCGAGGTGTTCCCGGCCACCAAAGAACAGCGGTGCTGGTTTCATAAGCAAGCCAATGTGCTTGCCGCCCTGCCGAAATCAGCGCACGCGTCGGCGTTGTCGGCGCTCAAGGAGATCTACAACGCCGAGGATATCGACAAGGCCCAGTTCGCGGTCAAGGCCTTCACGGTCGACTTCGGGGCCAAGTACCCCAAGGCGGTCGCCAAGATCACCGACGATCTGGACACCCTACTGGAGTTCTACCACTATCCCGCCGAGCACTGGATCCACCTACGCACGACAAATCCGATCGAAAGCACCTTTGCCACAGTACGTTTGAGAACCAAGGTCACCAAGGGGCCGGGATCACGTGCGGCTGGTCTGGCCATGGCCTACAAGCTCATCGACGCCGCCGCGGCCCGCTGGCGTGCCGTCAACGCACCACACCTGGTCGCCCTGGTCCGCGCCGGCGCGGTCTTCCACAAGGGCAAACTGCTCGAACGCCCCACCGAAATCACCCCACCGACACCGCCCTCAGACGGCGATCAGCAAGCCGGAACGGAGGTCGCCTGA
- a CDS encoding aromatic-ring-hydroxylating dioxygenase subunit beta, with product MNAVAVDQDTREAVEEFMFREAELLDGGQFREWLGLLDPDIRYVVPVRTTREDSAGWVGAIAHWNDDYTGLEMRVLRGETDFSWAESPRSRTRHFVSNIRTTAGPGTEELTVRSNLLFFRSRGDSGRWELLSAERVDVLRRTDDSLRLARREVLLDHSTLPIDNLSVVL from the coding sequence ATGAACGCGGTTGCGGTCGATCAGGATACCCGTGAGGCCGTCGAGGAGTTCATGTTCCGGGAGGCGGAGCTCCTCGATGGGGGCCAGTTCCGGGAATGGTTGGGTCTGCTTGACCCCGACATCCGCTATGTGGTTCCGGTGCGCACCACGAGGGAGGACTCCGCAGGTTGGGTGGGCGCGATCGCGCACTGGAACGACGACTACACGGGCTTGGAGATGCGGGTCCTGCGCGGCGAGACGGACTTCTCGTGGGCGGAGTCACCTCGGTCGCGGACCCGGCACTTCGTGTCCAACATCCGCACGACTGCCGGACCGGGGACTGAAGAGTTGACCGTGCGCTCAAATCTGTTGTTCTTCCGCAGCCGCGGAGACAGCGGCCGCTGGGAGTTGCTCTCGGCCGAACGCGTCGACGTGTTGCGCCGCACCGACGATTCGCTGCGGCTGGCTCGGCGCGAGGTGCTGCTCGACCACTCGACGTTGCCCATCGACAACCTGTCGGTAGTCCTGTAG
- a CDS encoding SRPBCC family protein yields the protein MAHGTTASVFITHPVHVVWDYIINPDNISHVLPGLLATYADKEPPYQAGDRWYGKARLFGITYDWVGVFTRVVLPRRMEFESTQSRFPFATCDILEEVPGGTRYTCQVTGEALFGGTLGRVVDALASKAYQRMLSRHRERLPEHVDAWASTRHS from the coding sequence ATGGCACACGGCACCACCGCGTCAGTGTTCATCACACATCCCGTTCATGTGGTCTGGGACTACATCATTAACCCGGACAACATTTCACATGTCCTACCCGGCCTGCTGGCCACTTATGCTGATAAGGAGCCGCCTTACCAGGCGGGGGACCGGTGGTACGGCAAGGCGCGACTATTCGGCATCACCTACGACTGGGTCGGCGTATTCACCCGCGTCGTCCTCCCTCGCCGAATGGAATTCGAATCGACCCAGTCGAGATTTCCGTTCGCCACGTGCGACATTCTTGAAGAGGTTCCTGGCGGTACCCGCTACACCTGTCAGGTCACCGGGGAGGCACTGTTCGGCGGCACTCTCGGCCGGGTGGTCGACGCTCTTGCATCGAAGGCGTACCAGCGGATGCTGAGTCGACATCGCGAAAGGCTACCTGAACACGTCGACGCATGGGCCAGCACCAGACACTCCTGA
- a CDS encoding IS3 family transposase (programmed frameshift), whose protein sequence is MKHADPQVLTIPRATIAQIAAELGVSEATLSAWCKSAGVPIRHRRGVVVAEPVPGAESPEQELARLRSEVKALRATEARLSTERDILRSAAKYFAGGDELVSRFQFVADHLHAFEVKWLCAVVEVARSSFYAWLAGADGRAARRAADEALAERIRAVHDEDNTYGAPRITAELNDGAPEGQRVNHKRVARVMRGAGIAGYRRRRRVKTTVADPANQKVPDLLKRDFTAAQVNTRYVGDITYLPLATGANLYLATVIDCCSRRVAGWAIADHMRTELVIDALKAAAALRGSLAGAIFHADHGSQYTSRDFANLCRDLGVVQSMGAVGSSADNALAESFNAALKREILQDRACWPNAAICRREVFRWLARYNTTRRHSYCRHSSPATYERNLTPATLPEAA, encoded by the exons CTGAAACACGCCGATCCACAGGTATTGACAATTCCTCGCGCGACGATCGCCCAGATCGCTGCCGAGCTCGGTGTCAGCGAGGCCACGCTCTCGGCGTGGTGCAAGTCGGCCGGGGTGCCGATTCGGCACCGCCGCGGTGTCGTAGTGGCCGAGCCTGTGCCAGGGGCCGAGAGCCCTGAGCAGGAGCTGGCCCGCCTCCGCAGTGAGGTCAAGGCGTTACGCGCCACCGAGGCGCGGTTGTCCACCGAGCGTGACATCTTGCGGTCGGCGGCCAAATATTTCGCCGGGG GAGACGAACTGGTGAGCCGCTTTCAGTTTGTCGCCGACCACCTGCACGCCTTCGAGGTGAAGTGGCTCTGCGCAGTCGTCGAGGTTGCGCGTTCGTCGTTCTACGCGTGGTTGGCCGGTGCTGACGGACGAGCGGCCCGTCGGGCTGCTGACGAGGCGCTGGCCGAGCGTATCCGCGCCGTCCACGACGAGGACAACACCTACGGGGCGCCGCGGATCACCGCCGAGCTCAACGACGGTGCGCCCGAGGGGCAGCGGGTCAACCACAAGCGGGTGGCTCGGGTGATGCGCGGCGCCGGGATCGCCGGTTATCGACGCCGACGTCGGGTCAAGACGACCGTGGCGGACCCGGCGAACCAGAAGGTCCCCGACCTGCTCAAACGCGATTTCACCGCCGCGCAGGTCAACACCCGTTACGTCGGCGACATCACCTACTTGCCATTGGCGACCGGCGCCAACCTGTACCTGGCCACCGTGATCGACTGCTGTTCACGGCGGGTCGCCGGGTGGGCGATCGCCGATCACATGCGCACCGAACTGGTCATCGATGCGCTCAAAGCCGCTGCTGCACTGCGGGGTTCACTGGCTGGTGCAATATTCCATGCAGATCATGGAAGTCAGTACACCTCACGGGATTTCGCGAATCTCTGCCGCGATCTGGGGGTCGTCCAGTCGATGGGTGCGGTGGGGTCAAGTGCCGATAACGCGTTGGCCGAATCGTTCAACGCCGCCCTCAAGCGCGAGATTCTGCAAGACCGTGCCTGCTGGCCGAACGCGGCGATCTGCCGCCGTGAGGTCTTTCGGTGGCTGGCCCGCTACAACACCACACGACGGCACTCCTACTGCCGTCATTCCAGCCCCGCGACCTACGAAAGGAACCTGACACCGGCTACGCTGCCCGAAGCCGCATAA